The Neospora caninum Liverpool complete genome, chromosome X genome includes a region encoding these proteins:
- a CDS encoding Sec7 domain containing protein, related, giving the protein MRDGAAASLPAPEMNREQRDGQGGKAPGEPDEGATERQGPRAGDENPKSELERNRDGLSGGRRTSNAAHCSSGPQPSLASAVSSLPVSSAADGALPFSPSLISPSDVYFVPSPSLANFLRKSLERLEKSSPSVRRSKELKEACGAALEALDALMSRRERGRQAEGREAAEHATGEICDVCQETGDGRVGVSEAQRPEGVAPEREADGPQVEGAKTEKISLEEEGREGREENDGTRREAGEDREADGKEEREGKDEKDGKDERGGKERKGSPRPVSSFFAFSLGLGSGRAKKEKSGKQESEKKRELTLRGVDEDERDIELLFEPLRLACESNHPKLQLPALDGIHRLLVSGFISPFLKSPSSSRESLFSWRQRGDSEKPREGPSEDLPALSPHFEAETPSTSVPALFPSFFGSRKSDPALAPEDSPHPTHSRKPTEHKLASSSSSSSASLPLLSRVVVAVCRCSSSPDEAVVLQVLRCLLTTLTSPSLEVHGGTLLTCLRTLFDVFQSPQRSKENQRTAQAALLQTVHTVVQRYEFSAYPPLCAEKETEREAGEEPRERAQREPRVPDSAREERRPEREKREEEKGEKARGAAEKLDASRGGDVGEGQRGGQPGVGETGERSRLGPRNESETPTREDEKAASVSKFLQSYTYQLIDQAILRAALQAQPEQDQYSRSSSSSSPSSSSLSSPASSPTPSPSSSHPDGSSSAVKDDALTALELASTVNERGEERGRYGWCVECRQAAAHYCLETGDPVCGKACKGANLRRLRRLQGESCAESPPEDAHAQPVSPSLASSSRPLGDGALPASFAAAGAAASALQTESPLSPRSLCAAPMSVQQRDVLLVLQALCRLASSDDASPFSLSSDNEAKRGFGVFGLVPSGALTLGGAEGDRRPEEKRRRATTRLALELTYTMLHASGECLRGSKLFLTFVKRQLFFALIKSVIVPSLSSVSLRIFLYLVEHHHMHLEQETAFFLSDVLLRLVASPNLPLEQREAVLAALREFLAVVPPPFFLSLFVNFDCSVHEKDVALPLLQTLCDLAANGGQTEASTASTFQRHLPLREEAMRGLEALLSRLLAWIDKLNKKRAEARRLVRGRTRGSWRRERKNWREKKGGDLGEESDETLPLSSSDDSTFSTPPSRACSRQASVGRVDSSSFSKPEQGSSDLHDASHASFLRPPASVSSRLDQVVRQRERKNQIRRGVALFNRSPEKGLAHLVSLKYLEAQPKSVANFFLAQEGLSKTRIGEFLGEDAPFNKKVLHALVDSLDFRGKEIDAALKTFLQLFRLPGEAQKIDRMMEKFAEKFFLDNSAPSPAASALQKLHASQPATAARVSASAAREAVAERNARLYASADCCYVLAFSLIMLHTDAHSREIKEEQRMSKDAFVRNNRGINNGRDLETSYLETLYDRIVQEEWRLEDDDVALCMREKREKLPGSKRTRENREAGEGHGGERRLDGDDFEDLSEDEGTMGVLAQPSPFCDASVSSLFWSPVQVLEEDRVRAEAEAHPPRAGDASRAAPSASSSLWASPGFEEGMAIASAAAGEPALWESFRGLALGTEGTVSVSKKIFCTSSLQLAPPVVDLKSFSKKACQSLVARVAGRRDSQHRAPGGSVAQGKAREGKRTSAPVSAALSSVELMASTPYLLQLASWHLLRCFAEVLGRDAKDEAREEALAAAAVGAFNSATRLCMRLQLAIQRNAFVTALSALTYLHCSAARLLRGKNLALIRLLLALGLECGETLEEAWLPLLHAASQVDFLHVVAHDVLQRAREKQMLLNASLQTPAQPAGGLTEACSPDPPEAPHAPSQGARDAANSAADGAESPRSTALPTAHAADFLANAWSPARAPGAEPRRADEALSGTRREEPGADEMETSGRGDTGEGRGERGDGREGWFDSDGKDGKRPAATSAGADFDAIASRNLSLPHGPILHTSPVETPSTQALPGLSSACVGPRLLSPADLSRPHAPLPLSVASGEDGSARTNFVVSASAPSAFLGVALLGVGDRSGALRPLWRDARGRGVSGKDRGDAGSFAASLLPSAVPPSAAYGLGHANYAPNLSSLSASFVSPFGPAAPPPLGLWLGPLRAGGSPQWVSFASLSSSGGSETLFQNALVVWREVASSVLDLLFTQSRALSSAAVIFFVLSLCLVSSQELHPSLASSQPEGTYAASAPPQAYVFAPFSNGKRARRGEAKQAGDAPLLDTSPRLFSLQKLVEVAHFNMDRLRFVWNRIWTILRSHFAHACLHPSLAVRLYAIDSLRQLTTKFLEKDELAQFTFQAEFLKLFLTVMTHPHTEDEVKDFLMHIIFNLVRSQASNIRSGWRTVLQTVHAAATESSAYLQHFPSHRKDALASGSSASSVPSPGDGKASGREEEGSAQGSKVVGMWKRLRLAFQVVEQILAHSLGMLTGDSLDEAVRCLLLFASNPVDESMAIRAVLYLELSVLCLIEGTVPASFPGAALLASLPNEETRNSVVLSSLLHLHGRLRDGRRDKRNRDSRSLRETGEKRKNRVRERTEHARLRHRQDEAGELDVKDDPATVDAGELGDNSQTPSAPALPNNNATFFLCFPVLTALAHLACAPLPSSSVSSSSPSSSSSSSSSLAPPGVGQRRSSPPPTSLQPAIGSDVSSSSERRESGREGRRRNVALDALFRLLLTYGASFSPLFAFCVAKDREGSFACADAGSEERTRLSAARGEVEETGDGEGGGENEEEGKGRGEPGNTEQQIDRQGADRSSSSSERELTTPRGESASGDKRLDAEEEKQHEESNGCLSFSREDSALEERRSATEGLDSRWRMIFQGVLCPLFDDLFLLLRLNLQDRRAVCALPPLLPSSGRASSASSQARSAALPRDPAPENETERPREERETLKLLTAETLFEKSREAPSSNGSPREKPLASSFSLEDRADEAGAHASHPDSAPGHPIAPASRQKPNARASISSACSSASSAASKPSERRCSKEGEQERRGSDAGGGGSRDRDRHERDACAGARLGTALWAEMSCWDALRQLVLLADLHLCELQSQLKNVLSLIFAAVEEDSALERLARLGVEAFRNLLVALGRRTARPPRVARPERKEEREKPDAEAAHKEGEAKEPQEERSETESMAGRMEEEQKEQEDATEDVDLEACWRAVADSALALFQRTTPTSLLGDSFWFSSKDLLLHYGMFFLPVPVSLPLERSALSGDGRETHSETRKRHEEEDSTAPTENLNPHVCPEEHVQKQTVSSSSSSSSGPDPVEFAEDGFWPNSAGGAFPSLQREAIVRVLVAHSSLDVSSLFASFPFSAALSLSSGEERDSGDTGTGARRSSGVDSDTREKDERGGQATDTERNPASPFSPSRLGGSPGLAFDSSHVVTHCVVQLLLIDVLQQVVGTLAPRLPAPVLARFLCALESSFLFANIFNQQVEFRHVLQQRGFMSGMRHLPGLHKQSREAVSASLSLLTSVLASPGKSSSAPAGASSVLLSASEASARGPGRSRSMSAAEAAERFLRVSRWLVCQFLSREKDVAKLAEEKRLKETLARQQPSHLSRDGKTGWAEKTKSETLKHLELTESERELAGFAPLICGKMLPGLSRFPKETLSLYADAVFSLLVELIGAGSAEVRSAVRDFFASRFASMANLSFCSPMVQRQTLLATSLSSSSSAASLSQPSAELVQQAADRRSSKASQAPPVRAALSSPASSPSSPAFSADLSSLGTGGRAGEEVRGGDAAASHLSAQAVSQERS; this is encoded by the exons ggagacaggctgAAGGTCGCGAAGCGGCTGAGCACGCGACTGGAGAGATTTGCGACGTCTGCCAAGAGACTGGGGACGGACGCGTGGGCGTCTCcgaggcgcagcggccgGAGGGCGTCGCACCTGAAAGGGAGGCAGACGGACCGCAGgtggaaggcgcgaagacggaaaagatttctctcgaggaagaaggcagggaaggcagagaggagaacgacggaacgagaagggaagcaggggaggacagagaggcagacgggaaagaagaaagggaaggaaaagacgaaaaggacggGAAAGATGAACGGGGGggcaaagaaaggaaaggttcgcctcggccggtctcgtcgttcttcgctttttcgtTGGGACTCGGGAGCGgtcgagcgaagaaggaaaagagtgggaagcaagagagcgagaagaagcgcgaacTGACTCTTCGCGGcgtcgacgaagacgaacgcgaTATTGAACTTCTTTTTGAGCCGCTGCGACTTGCCTGCGAGTCGAACCACCCGAAACTGCAGCTGCCGGCGCTCGACGGCATTCACCGGCTGCTCGTCTCGGGCTTCATTTCGCCCTTTCTCaagtctccctcctcttcgcgcgagtctcttttctcctggcgacagagaggggacTCTGAGAAGCCGCGAGAAGGGCCAAGCGAGGACCTTccggcgctctctcctcactTCGAGGCCGAGACGCCGTCGACTTCCGTCCcggctctctttccttccttctttggTTCCAGAAAATCCGACCCCGCGCTCGCTCCCGAGGACAGTCCACACCCGACTCACAGCCGAAAACCCACCGAACATAAActggcttcttcctcttcgtcttcctctgcgtctcttccgcttttgTCTCGCGTGGTGGTAGCCGTGTGCCGATGCAGTTCGAGCCCGGACGAGGCAGTTGTTTTGCAGGTGCTGCGGTGTCTGCTCACTACGTTgacgtctccttctctggaGGTTCACGGCGGTACGCTATTGACGTGTCTTCGCACGCTCTTTGACGTTTTTCAAAGTCCACAGCGCAGCAAAGAGAACCAGCGCACGGCGCAGGCCGCCCTCCTGCAGACTGTACATACAGTGGTGCAGCGCTACGAGTTCTCCGCGTACCCGCCCCTCTgcgccgagaaggagacggagcgcGAGGCTGGCgaagagccgcgagagagagcccAGCGAGAGCCCAGGGTCCCCGACtccgcgcgagaagaacgcaggcctgagagagagaaacgagaggaagagaagggagagaaagcacgcGGAGCGGCGGAGAAACTCGACGCGTCACGAGGGGGAGACGTGGGAGaaggacagcgaggcggcCAGCCGGGTgtcggagagacaggagaacgAAGCCGTCTTGGACCGCGAAACGAAAGCGAAACGCCGacgcgcgaagacgagaaggcggcgtcCGTGTCCAAATTCCTTCAGTCGTACACTTACCAACTGATTGACCAAGCGATCCTGCGAGCAGCCTTGCAAGCACAACCCGAGCAAGACCAGTACAGCCGAtcgtcctcctcctcttcgccttcctcttcctcgctctcttctccagcgtcttctccgacgccctcgccttcctcttctcaccCCGACGGGTCTTCCTCTGCGGTGAAAGACGACGCACTGACTGCGCTCGAGCTTGCGAGCACTGTGAACGAGCGgggcgaagagcgcggcaGGTACGGCTGGTGCGTCGAGTGCAGGCAGGCTGCAGCGCACTACTGCCTGGAGACGGGTGACCCAGTGTGTGGCAAGGCGTGCAAAGGAGCGAATCTGCgtcggctgcgtcgcctccaaGGCGAGAGCTGCGCGGAAAGCCCGCCAGAGGACGCGCACGCACAgcccgtctcgccgtctctcgcctcctcttctcggccCCTGGGAGACGGAGCCTTGCCTGCCTCCTTCGCAGCCGCTGGAGCAGCTGCAAGCGCCCTTCAGACCGAGTCACCCTTGTCGCCCCGCTCGCTCTGCGCCGCGCCGATGTCTgtgcagcagagagacgtgcTGCTCGTGCTCCAGGCGCTGTGCCGTCTCGCGAGTTCGGACGAcgcgtcgccgttctcgtTGTCTTCAGACAATGAGGCGAAGCGCGGCTTCGGCGTCTTTGGTTTGGTGCCCAGCGGTGCGTTGACACTGGGAGGGGCTGAAGGCGATCGGCGGCccgaggaaaaacggagacgcgcgacgacCAGGCTGGCTCTGGAGCTCACGTACACCATGCTCCAC GCAAGCGGAGAGTGCCTGCGAGGAAGCAAGCTCTTCCTGACGTTTGTCAAGCGCCaacttttcttcgccttaATCAAAAGCGTCatcgtcccttctctctcttccgtgtctcttcgaATCTTCCTCTACCTCGTCGAGCACCACCAT ATGCACTTGGAGCAGGAGACGGCGTTCTTCCTGTCTGATGTGCTCCTGCGTCTCGTGGCCTCTCCGAATCTGCCGCtggagcagcgagaagccgTGCTCGCCGCGCTGAGGGAGTTCCTGGCCGTCGTCCCTCCGccgttctttctttctcttttcgtcaATTTCGATTGCTCTGTCCACGAGAAAGACGTTGCTCTGCCGCTCCTGCAAACGCTCTGCGACCTCGCAGCGAATGGCGGGCAAACAG AAGCCTCAACGGCCTCGACGTTTCAGCGTCATCTGCCGCTTCGCGAGGAGGCGATGCGCGGGCTCGAGGCGCTTCTGTCGCGCCTCTTGGCGTGGATCGACAAGCTCAACAAGAAGcgagcggaggcgcgccggcTCGTTCGCGGGCGGACGCGTggaagctggagacgcgagagaaagaactggagagagaagaaaggaggcgaccttggagaagagagcgacgagacgcttcctctgtcttcgtccGACGACTCCACGTTCTCCacgccgccgtcgcgcgccTGCTCGCGCCAGGCAAGTGTCGGCCGCGTGGactcgtcttcgttttcaaAGCCTGAGCAGGGGAGTTCGGACTTGCATGACGCTTCGCATGCGTCTTTTCTGCGGCCGCCGGCGAGTGTGTCGTCACGTCTGGATCAGGTGGTGCGGCAGCGCGAGCGGAAGAACCAGATCCGGCGTGGAGTTGCGCTCTTCAACAGGAGCCCCGAGAAGGGACTTGCACACCTCGTCTCGCTCAAGTACTTGGAGGCGCAGCCGAAGAGCGTCGCGAACTTTTTCCTCGCCCAGGAAGGCCTGAGCAAGACGCGGATCGGCGAGTTCctcggcgaggacgcacCCTTCAACAAGAAGgtgttgcatgcgctggtCGACTCGCTGGACTTCCGCGGGAAGGAGATCGACGCGGCGCTCAAGACGTTCCTCCAGCTCTTTCGGCTTCCCGGCGAGGCCCAGAAGATCGACAGGATGATGGAGAAGTTTGCGGAGAAGTTTTTTCTCGACAAcagcgcgccttcgcccgccGCGTCCGCCCTGCAGAAGCTCCACGCTTCGCAGCCTGCGACCGCTGCTCgcgtctcggcctcggcggccCGCGAGGCGGTGGCCGAACGCAACGCGCGCCTCTACGCCTCGGCCGACTGCTGCTacgtcctcgccttctccctcatCATGCTCCACACAGATGCCCACAGTCGCGAGATCAAGGAGGAACAGCGCATGAGCAAGGACGCGTTCGTCCGGAACAACCGCGGAATCAACAACGGCCGAGACCTCGAGACGAGCTACTTGGAGACGCTCTACGACCGAATCGTTCAGGAAGAGTGGCGCttggaagacgacgacgtggcactctgcatgcgcgagaagcgcgagaagctgccAGGAAGCAAGCGCACGCGCGAAAACCGCGAAGCCGGCGAAGGCCAcggcggcgagcggcgcctcgacggagacgacTTCGAGGACCTctccgaagacgaaggcacgatgggcgtcctcgcgcagccgtctccgttctgtgacgcatctgtctcctcgctcttctggtCGCCCGTCCAGGTgctcgaagaagacagagtccgggccgaggcagaggcgcACCCCCCGCGGGCTGGCGACGCgtcgcgcgcggcgccttcggcctcctcctcgctctggGCCTCGCCAGGATTCGAGGAAGGCATGGCGATTGCGTCCGCGGCCGCCGGCGAGCCTGCGCTCTGGGAGAGTTTCCGCGGCTTGGCGCTCGGGACCGAAgggactgtctccgtctcgaaGAAGATCTTCTGTACCTCGAGTCTCCAGCTGGCCCCGCCGGTCGTCGACCTCAAGTCGTTCTCGAAGAAGGCCTGCCAGAGTCTCGTGGCGCGCGTCGCGGGACGCAGAGACTCGCAGCATCGGGCGCCTGGGGGGTCCGTCGCCCAGGGtaaggcgcgagaaggcaagCGCACGAGCGCTCCCGTCTCGGCGGCTCTGTCCTCCGTCGAGTTGATGGCCTCGACGCCCTACCTCCTCCAGCTCGCCTCATGGCACTTgcttcgctgcttcgcggAGGTTCTGGGCCGCGacgcgaaggacgaggcgcgcgaagaggctctcgcagcagccgccgtcggcgccttcaactccgcgacgcgcctctgcatgcgtctgcaGCTGGCCATCCAGCGAAACGCCTTCGTCACTGCCCTCAGCGCGCTGACGTATCTCCACTGCTCGGCGGCACGACTCCTCCGCGGGAAGAACCTCGCGCTcattcgcctcctcctcgcgctcggcctcgagTGCGGCGAGACCCTCGAGGAGGCCTGGCTGCCGCTTCTCCACGCCGCGAGTCAAGTCGACTTTTTGCACGTCGTGGCCCACGACgtgctgcagagagcgagagagaaacagatgcTGCTCAACGCTTCGCTCCAAACGCCCGCGCAACCCGCAGGCGGCCTAACCGAAGCCTGCTCGCCGGATCCTCCCGAGGCTCCCCACGCACCTTCGCAAGGGGCGCGGGATGCTGCAAACTCCGCAGCGGATGGCGCCGAATCCCCGCGCTCGACGGCGCTTCccacggcgcatgcagccgatTTCCTCGCGAACGCCTGGTCTCCCGCGCGCGCACCCGGAGCCGAGCCACGCAGGGCCGACGAGGCGCTCTCTGGGACGCGTCGCGAAGAACCGGGGGCCGACGAAATGGAGACAAgcggccgcggagacacgggagaggggcgaggagagaggggagacgggcgagagggGTGGTTCGACAGCGACGGCAAGGATGGCAAGCGCCCAGCGGCGACGTCAGCGGGAGCAGACTTTGACGCGATCGCGTCTCGGAACCTGTCCCTTCCTCATGGCCCAATTCTCCATACGTCTCCTGTCGAGACGCCTTCGACTCAGGCTCTTCccggtctctcttctgcgtgtGTGGGGCCTCGTTTGCTGTCGCCTGCGGATCTCTCGCGACCGCACGCTCCCCTTCCGCTGTCTGTGGCGTCTGGCGAAGACGGCAGCGCGCGAACGAACTTCGTTGTCTCCGCAAGCGCCCCGTCGGcgttcctcggcgtcgcgtTGCTCGGCGTCGGCGACCGCAGCGGCGCGCTCCGTCCGCTGTggcgcgacgcgcgaggccgcggtgtctccgggAAGGACCGGGGCGACGCGGGCTCTTTTGCGgcctcgctgcttccttccgCAGTCCCCCCCAGCGCCGCCTACGGTCTCGGCCACGCGAACTACGCGCCGAAtttgtcctcgctctccgcgtCATTCGTCTCGCCGTTTGGCcccgcagcgccgccgccgctgggCCTCTGGCTTGGGCCTCTGCGCGCGGGCGGCAGCCCCCAGTgggtttccttcgcttctctctcttcctcgggaGGCTCCGAGACTCTCTTCCAGAACGCGCTGGTAGTCTGGCGCGAAGTCGCATCGAGTGTCTTGGATCTCCTCTTCACGCAGAGCCGCGCGCTCTCGAGCGCCGCCGTCATCTTCTTCGTgctctcgctgtgtctcgtctcgaGTCAAGAGCTGCATCCTTCCCTCGCGTCATCGCAACCTGAGGGCACGTATGCGGCCTCCGCGCCGCCTCAGGCCTACGTCTTTGCTCCGTTTTCGAACgggaagcgagcgaggcgaggcgaggcgaagcaggcgggagacgcgccgcttctcgacACCTCGCCGCGGCTCTTCAGCCTCCAAAAACTCGTCGAGGTCGCCCACTTCAACATGGACCGTCTCCGATTCGTTTGGAACCGCATATGGACCATTCTCCGCTCGCACTTTGCTCACGCTTGCCTCcacccttctctcgccgtccggCTGTACGCGATCGACTCGCTCCGCCAACTGACCACGAAGTTcctcgaaaaagacgaacTCGCGCAGTTCACCTTCCAGGCCGAATTCTTGAAACTCTTCCTG ACGGTGATGACGCATCCCCACACGGAGGACGAAGTGAAGGACTTCCTCATGCACATCATCTTCAACTTAGTTCGG tcgCAGGCCTCGAACATTCGATCAGGGTGGAGGACTGTCCTGCAAACAGTGCACGCGGCAGCGACGGAATCTTCGGCCTATCTCCAGCATTTCCCGTCTCACCGAAAGGATGCTCTGGCCTCCGGCTCGAGTGCCTCCTCTGTCCCCTCGCCTGGAGACGGCAAGGCGAGTggtagagaggaagaaggcagtgCGCAGGGGAGCAAGGTCGTGGGAATGTGGAAGAGactccgtctcgctttccag GTGGTTGAGCAAATTCTCGCGCACAGTCTCGGCATGCTGACGGGCGACAGTCTGGATGAAGccgttcgctgtctcctcctgtTTGCCTCGAACCCTGTCGACGAGTCTATGGCGATCAGA GCCGTTCTGTACCTTGAACTCTCGGTCCTCTGTCTGATTGAGGGAACTGTGCCGGCTAGCTTTCCtggcgccgctcttctcgcctccctgccgaacgaggagacgcgcaacAGCGTCGTTCTGTCTTCGCTGCTTCATTTGCACGGTCGCTTGAgggacggaaggcgagacaagaGGAACCGAGACTCCCGAAGTCTCCGAGAAacaggcgaaaaaaggaaaaaccgCGTGCGCGAAAGAACAGAGCATGCGAGGCTACGGCATCGGCAAGATGAGGCAGGCGAACTCGACGTGAAGGACGACCCGGCGACAGTGGACGCAGGCGAATTGGGAGACAACAGCCAAACGCCGTCTGCCCCAGCTCTTCCAAATAACAATGCCACCttctttctttgcttccctgTTCTCACGGCTCTGGCTCATCTAGCgtgcgctcctctcccttcttcctctgtttcttcttcatctccttcctcttcttcatcttcttcctcttctcttgcgcCTCCTGGAGTCGGCCAGAGAAggtcgtcgccgcctccgacCTCTCTACAGCCTGCGATTGGGTCTGATGTATCATCTTCCtctgagaggagagagtcgggaagggagggaaggagaaggaatgTTGCGTTGGATgcgctctttcgtcttcttctcactTATGGGGCATCGTTCAGTCCcctctttgctttctgcgTGGCGAAGGACCGAGAAGGTTCCTTCGCGTGCGCTGACGCTGGCAgtgaggagagaacgcgttTGAGtgccgcgcgaggcgaggtagaggagacaggggacggagaaggcgggggggaaaacgaagaggaggggaagggaagaggtgAGCCCGGAAACACGGAGCAGCAGATTGACCGGCAAGGCGCAGATCGgtcgtcgtcgtcctccgAGAGGGAGTTGACGACGccccgaggagagagcgccagcggagacaaacggctcgacgcggaagaggaaaaacaacaCGAAGAGTCTAAtgggtgtctctccttctctcgagaAGACTCCGCGCtcgaggagcggcgaagcGCCACGGAAGGCCTTGACTCCAGGTGGAGGATGATCTTCCAGGGCGTTCTGTGCCCGCTCTTCGACGacttgtttcttcttttgcgACTCAACCTGCAGGACCGAAGAGCAGTCTGTGCGttgcctccgcttctcccttcttcggggcgcgcgtcttctgcgtcttctcagGCGAGGTCCGCCGCCTTACCTCGAGACCCCGCGCCAGAGAACGAGACTGAGCgcccgagagaggagagagagacactcaaGCTTttgacggcagagacgctgtTTGAGAAGAGCCGGGAGGCGCCGTCCTCTAACGGCTCTCCGCGCGAGAAGCCTTTGGCGTCGTCGTTTTCCCTGGAAGATCGCGCCGACGAAGCTGGGGCCCACGCCTCGCATCCCGACTCGGCGCCGGGACATCCCATTGCCCCCGCCAGTCGCCAGAAACCTAACGCACGGGCGAGCATcagcagtgcatgcagctcggCCTCGAGTGCGGCTTCAAAGCCTTCAGAAAGGCGATGTtcaaaagagggagaacaggagcggcgcggcagcgacgcaggcggtGGGGGGAGTCGCGACCGAGACAGACACGAgcgagatgcatgcgccggaGCCAGGTTGGGAACCGCGCTCTGGGCAGAGATGTCGTGCTGGGACGCGCTCCGGCAGCTTGTGCTGCTCGCGGATCTCCATCTCTGCGAGCTCCAGAGCCAGCTGAAGAATGTCCTTTCCCTCATCTTCGCCGCggtggaagaagacagcgcactcgagcgcctcgcccgtctcgGCGTCGAAGCCTTCCGAAACCTCCTCGTTGCGCTCGGCCGCCGAACTGCGAGGCCCCCTCGAGTCGCGAGGCCAgaacgaaaggaagaaagagagaaacccgacgccgaagccgcgcacaaggaaggcgaggcgaaagagccccaagaagagaggagcgaaacaGAATCAATGGCAGGGAGAAtggaagaggaacagaaagagcaagaagaTGCGACAGAAGACGTCGATCTGGAGGCATGCTGGCGAGCTGTAGCGGACTCCGCTTTG GCGCTGTTCCAACGCACGACCCCGACCAGCCTCCTGGGCGACAGTTTCTGGTTCTCCTCGAAGGATTTGTTGCTGCACTACGGAAtgtttttccttcccgtGCCAgtgtcgcttcctcttgAGCGCTCGGCGTTGAGtggcgacggcagagaaacTCATAgtgaaacgagaaaaagacacgaggaagaagactcaACTGCCCCCACAGAGAACCTAAACCCACACGTCTGCCCAGAAGAGCACGTCCAGAAACAGACCGTcagttcctcttcttcctcttcgtcgggTCCGGATCCTGTCGAGTTTGCCGAAGATGGCTTCTGGCCCAacagcgcaggcggcgcctttccctcgttGCAGAGGGAGGCAATTGTGCGCGTGCTTGTCGCGCACTCGTCTCTCgacgtttcttctctctttgcttcctttccgttctccgccgccttgtctctttcttctggagaggagagagactcggGTGACACCGGAACGGGCGCAaggcgcagcagcggcgTGGACAGCgacacgcgcgagaaggatGAGCGCGGCGGCCAGGCGACCGACACGGAGCGAAACCCCGCGTCccctttttcgccttcgcgaCTCGGAGGCAGCCCCGGCCTGGCCTTCGACTCCAGTCACGTCGTCACCCACTGCGTCGTGCAGTTGCTGCTTATCGACGTTCTGCAG CAAGTCGTTGGAACGCTCGCCCCCCGCCTCCCTGCTCCCGTTCTcgcccgcttcctctgcgcaCTGGagtcttccttcctctttgcaAATATCTTCAACCAGCAA GTCGAATTCCGCCACGTTCTGCAACAGCGAGGCTTCATGAGCGGCATGCGTCACCTCCCCGGCCTCCACAAGCAAAGCCGGGAagccgtctccgcgtccctctctctcctcacgtcagttctcgcctctcctggaAAGTCGTCTTCGGCTCCTGCTggcgcctcttctgtttTGCTTTCTGCGAGCGAGGCGTCCGCACGCGGGCCGGGAAGAAGCCGGTCGATGAgcgcggccgaggcggccgagCGGTTTCTGCGAGTCTCCCGGTGGTTGGTTTGCCAGTTTCtgtccagagagaaagacgtcgCGAAACTggccgaggaaaagcgactgAAAGAGACGCTTGCGCGGCAGCAGCCAAGCCATCTCtcgcgagacggaaagacggGATGggccgaaaaaacgaaaagtgAAACGTTGAAACATCTCGAGCTC ACGGAAAGCGAACGTGAGTTAGCTGGGTTCGCGCCGCTGATCTGTGGCAAGATGTTGCCCGgcttgtctcgctttccgaAGGAAAC GTTGTCGCTCTACGCCGACGCagtcttttcccttctggtCGAGTTGATCGGCGCAGGCTCTGCG GAAGTTCGCAGCGCCGTGCGAgacttcttcgcctcgcgatTTGCGTCGATGGCGAATCTGTCTTTCTGCTCGCCAATGGTTCAGAGACAGACGCTTCTCGCgacttccctctcgtcttcgtcttccgctgcctcgctctcccagCCGTCGGCAGAGCTCGTTCAACAGGCTGCCGATCGGCGGAGCTCCAAGGCCAGTCAGGCTCCCCCTGTGCGTGCAGCCTTGTCttcgcccgcgtcttctccgtcttcgcctgccttctctgcggaCCTCTCGTCTCTGGGAACGGGCGGaagggcgggagaggaggtgcgaggcggcgacgccgccgcctcgcacCTCTCGGCGCAGGCTGTGTCGCAAGAGCGGAGTTGA